The Fimbriimonadia bacterium genome contains the following window.
GACCTTGGCGGAGTTGACAGCATCTGTGAGAATTGCCGCGTAGTCGTTGAGCGCCGAGGCCTTCTCCAACATCAGTCTGCGCCGCAGACTCCACTTGACGTCCTCGTTCGGTGCCTTGTAGCGCTTCTCGGTTTTCTCGTCTATGTAAAACTTGAGCCAGCCGTTGCCCTGTCGAATCCACGGCGTCGTTCCGAAAACACGCGTCTGCTCGATAATCGGCTGGATGTCGACCGATAGGCTCTGGATCGGTACTGGCCCAAAGGAGCCACCACGCTCACGAGACGGGTCCTCCGACATATTCGTAGCCACGATCTGAAAGTTGACACCGCCGGCAAGTTCTTTGTCCACGGCCTGCTTGGCTGCCTCGGAGGTGACTGCAATTACCTTGCCACGCACGCGAGCCGGTTCTTCGAAGTCCTCCGGATGGAGCCGGATGTAGTCTTCGACCTCCTTCATGGAGACCTCGACACCTTTGGTTCGCAGCTTGAACTCGTTGATTTCGTGCTTGATTGTTTCCTTCACAGCTGCTCTGGTGCGGCCCGCGGCCTTCTGTTGATCGAGGTACTGGGGCTCCTGGCGGATCAGGCGCTCGAGCATGTCGTTGACTTCCTCGTCGGTGGCAGATACGCCCTCTTTCTTCGCCATCTGCGCCACGACTTTTTCGCCGATCATCTGCTCGAGACAGAAGTAACCGACCGGCAAGATCGGCCTTCCGAAGCGCTGTCGAACCTGGGCGAAGCTGAGGTAGTTCTCCATAGCCACTTCGCACCGACGGCTCCACTCCGCACGCGTGATGACATCGTCGTTGACAGTAGCCAGAACGTCTTCTTTCTCACACCCGACAAGGGCAACTACCCCCAAAGCGGCCACTCCAACGAGTGCTAGAGCACGGTAAGTCCCGTTCACGTATCCTCCTGTTGGCGCTCAGAGTGAGCCAGCGGGACGCCGGAGGTACTCCGCACAGCTCTCATCATTAGTTCGACCTCGCTGAGCGGTCTTCCAACACGCTCGGCAATCTCCGTTGGACTAAGTCCAGTCTCCACGAGAGCGACTGCCGTGTCTTGCCAAGGCCGTTCTCCAGCCTGCGCCTCACTCGCGGCCCCCGTGGTTCTTAGCCGAGCGTCCAATTCGCGTTTTACCCGCTCGAACTCGGCAGTCAGTTTACTCAATACCTGTTCGGCGGCGCGCTCCAGCCTCTCGATTTCGGGGGCGAGTGACGCGCTGCGAGCCTGCTCCTGAAGTCTGCGGCTGAAATGCTGGAAGGAGAACCATCCGGCAAGGAGCAAGAGC
Protein-coding sequences here:
- a CDS encoding SurA N-terminal domain-containing protein — protein: MNGTYRALALVGVAALGVVALVGCEKEDVLATVNDDVITRAEWSRRCEVAMENYLSFAQVRQRFGRPILPVGYFCLEQMIGEKVVAQMAKKEGVSATDEEVNDMLERLIRQEPQYLDQQKAAGRTRAAVKETIKHEINEFKLRTKGVEVSMKEVEDYIRLHPEDFEEPARVRGKVIAVTSEAAKQAVDKELAGGVNFQIVATNMSEDPSRERGGSFGPVPIQSLSVDIQPIIEQTRVFGTTPWIRQGNGWLKFYIDEKTEKRYKAPNEDVKWSLRRRLMLEKASALNDYAAILTDAVNSAKVKINEGWLEGLWKSEKTQRLEMIKQREKREKEAKETGTPKLPGGNSSPLGGQ